Proteins from a single region of Longimicrobiales bacterium:
- the eno gene encoding phosphopyruvate hydratase: MSAIVDVRGREILDSRGNPTVEAEVTLESGIRGRASVPSGASTGAHEAVELRDGDRSRFLGKGVLKAVGHVNTTIAGAIRGFEAREQLDIDRAMLDLDGTPNKRNLGANSILAVSMAAARAAAQENHMPLWRYLAGAGSADLLPVPMMNILNGGAHAPNNVDIQEFMVMPIGAETFSEGLRMGVEIFHHLKRVLSDQGKNTAVGDEGGFAPDLGSNEEAVEVVLQAIEAAGYRPGEDVVLTLDAAATEFFEDGEYVFKWSSGERRDAAGMVEFWKEWVSKYPIRSLEDPLDENDWHGWNQLTKEVGDDVQIVGDDLFVTNVERLEQGIKDGTANAILIKVNQIGTLTETLETVRVASEAGYKSVISHRSGETEDTLIADLAVATGAGQIKTGSASRTDRVAKYNQLLRIEEKLGERARYPGRGLWS; encoded by the coding sequence GTGTCGGCCATCGTCGACGTGCGCGGTAGAGAGATTTTGGACTCGCGAGGTAACCCCACTGTAGAGGCGGAAGTAACGCTAGAGTCGGGCATTCGCGGACGCGCTTCGGTGCCGTCCGGTGCGTCCACCGGGGCACACGAGGCCGTGGAACTACGCGACGGGGATCGCAGTCGATTCCTGGGCAAGGGCGTCCTGAAAGCCGTCGGGCACGTGAACACAACGATCGCGGGTGCAATTCGAGGGTTCGAGGCTCGCGAGCAGCTTGATATCGACCGGGCGATGCTCGACTTGGACGGAACGCCGAACAAGCGGAATCTCGGTGCAAACTCGATCTTGGCCGTCTCCATGGCGGCGGCGCGAGCGGCTGCTCAGGAGAATCACATGCCGTTGTGGCGCTACCTCGCTGGGGCCGGATCTGCTGACCTGCTCCCTGTGCCCATGATGAACATCCTCAATGGTGGAGCACACGCGCCGAATAACGTGGACATCCAAGAGTTCATGGTGATGCCCATTGGCGCCGAGACGTTCTCGGAGGGCCTGCGTATGGGCGTTGAGATTTTCCATCACCTCAAGAGGGTGCTCAGCGATCAGGGCAAGAATACGGCGGTTGGGGACGAGGGCGGGTTCGCGCCCGACCTTGGCAGTAACGAAGAGGCCGTGGAGGTCGTGCTCCAGGCCATAGAAGCCGCGGGTTACCGTCCCGGAGAGGACGTTGTCCTGACGCTGGACGCGGCAGCCACCGAGTTCTTCGAGGACGGTGAGTACGTCTTCAAGTGGTCGAGCGGCGAGCGCCGAGATGCGGCCGGAATGGTCGAGTTTTGGAAGGAGTGGGTCTCGAAGTACCCAATCCGTTCGTTGGAGGACCCGCTGGACGAGAACGACTGGCACGGATGGAACCAACTCACGAAGGAGGTCGGCGACGACGTGCAGATCGTGGGTGATGACCTGTTCGTGACCAACGTGGAACGGTTGGAGCAGGGAATAAAGGACGGCACGGCGAACGCGATTCTGATCAAGGTGAATCAAATCGGGACGCTCACAGAGACTTTGGAGACGGTCCGGGTCGCGTCCGAGGCTGGATACAAGAGCGTGATCTCCCACCGTTCTGGGGAGACGGAGGACACGCTGATTGCTGACCTCGCCGTGGCCACCGGCGCGGGCCAGATCAAGACAGGCTCTGCGAGCCGCACGGACCGCGTGGCTAAGTACAACCAACTGCTGCGCATTGAGGAAAAGCTGGGCGAGCGGGCTCGTTATCCTGGCCGGGGGCTTTGGTCGTAG
- the thiL gene encoding thiamine-phosphate kinase — MMDDLPKRHVRLGPGPEFDRIRRAIAGGRELPQAVRVGPGDDAAVIEGGWVISTDMSVEDVHFRRAWLTDEEIGFRAASAALSDLAAMAATPTGLFASVALPTDDSVNWDALQAGIAEAADSVGAALLGGDLARSPGPLVLDITVLGCTSWPVLRNGAEPSDEVWVTGDLGASAAAVQAWARGEEPPKAARDAFARPEPRVKAAQCLVEHDLIDALMDISDGLAGDASHMASASGAQIILDADAIPVAPIAIEILGPEQALEAALYGGEDYQLLFVTDPGVVDVEYFQRRHGLKLTRVGRVEAGEGVLLERGGERLALKRGGFDHFGGEI, encoded by the coding sequence ATGATGGACGACCTGCCCAAGCGCCACGTGCGGCTGGGCCCAGGGCCGGAGTTCGACCGGATCCGGCGAGCCATCGCAGGAGGACGCGAGCTGCCTCAGGCCGTGCGAGTCGGACCCGGCGACGACGCTGCGGTGATCGAGGGTGGGTGGGTGATCAGCACGGACATGAGTGTTGAGGATGTCCACTTTCGTCGAGCCTGGCTCACGGACGAAGAGATCGGCTTCCGGGCTGCCTCCGCGGCGTTGTCGGATTTGGCTGCCATGGCAGCGACACCGACTGGGTTGTTCGCGTCGGTGGCGCTACCCACGGACGACTCCGTGAACTGGGACGCGCTTCAGGCAGGAATCGCCGAAGCCGCGGACTCGGTGGGGGCGGCACTCCTTGGGGGCGATCTCGCTCGCTCACCTGGACCGCTCGTGCTGGACATTACGGTGCTTGGTTGCACGTCGTGGCCTGTGCTACGGAACGGCGCAGAACCCAGCGATGAGGTGTGGGTCACAGGTGACCTTGGGGCGAGTGCGGCGGCGGTTCAGGCGTGGGCTCGTGGAGAGGAGCCCCCGAAGGCCGCTCGAGACGCATTCGCACGTCCGGAGCCCCGCGTGAAGGCTGCGCAGTGCTTGGTCGAGCACGACCTGATTGACGCGCTCATGGACATCTCTGACGGTCTCGCGGGAGATGCGAGCCACATGGCGTCTGCGTCGGGCGCCCAGATTATCCTCGATGCCGATGCGATCCCGGTCGCTCCGATCGCAATCGAGATCCTCGGTCCGGAGCAGGCGCTCGAAGCCGCGCTGTACGGGGGTGAGGACTACCAACTCCTCTTCGTCACGGATCCTGGTGTCGTGGACGTTGAATACTTCCAGAGACGTCACGGTCTAAAGCTCACACGCGTCGGACGCGTCGAGGCGGGCGAGGGCGTTTTGTTGGAGCGCGGTGGTGAACGACTTGCTCTCAAGCGTGGGGGCTTCGACCACTTCGGCGGTGAGATATGA
- a CDS encoding acyl-CoA dehydrogenase family protein, with the protein MAFTTGARLLAHDVAAAISATNDGAGHPRTGADGVTSRAASAKLAASEAATWSAAEAVQVFGGYGYMRHYPVEQLLRDAKGTEI; encoded by the coding sequence GTGGCCTTCACAACGGGCGCTCGACTCCTCGCACACGACGTAGCAGCAGCCATTTCTGCCACGAACGACGGCGCGGGGCACCCACGAACCGGAGCCGACGGCGTCACCTCCCGAGCCGCCAGCGCAAAGCTGGCTGCGTCTGAGGCCGCTACCTGGTCCGCCGCCGAAGCTGTCCAGGTCTTTGGCGGATACGGATACATGCGACATTACCCGGTGGAGCAATTGCTCCGAGACGCGAAGGGTACCGAGATCTAG
- the glyA gene encoding serine hydroxymethyltransferase has translation MDNLRRADPAIFDSIVAEARRQADGLELIASENFVSRAVLEAAGTVMTNKYAEGLPGKRYYGGCEFADIAEDLARDRAKQLFGAEHANVQPHSGAQANMAAYFSFLDPGDKILGMSLSHGGHLTHGSPVNFSGRLFGVAAYGVREEDGRIDYDALRDQALAERPKMIIAGASAYPRVLDFEAFQAVAREVDATFVVDMAHIAGLVATGHHPSPIPHADVVTTTTHKTLRGPRGGLILCPEEHAKAIDKSVFPFMQGGPLMHVIAAKAVAFLEALQPEFTDYAGQIVANAKALGEGLVERGFNLVSGGTDNHVLLVDLRKSHDDLTGKAAEEALESAGMTVNKNTIPGEARSPFVTSGLRIGTPALTSRGMKEAEMARVAGWIDQVLQAPSDQALLGSVKAEVKELSDAFPLYAELAG, from the coding sequence ATGGACAATCTGCGCCGAGCAGATCCAGCGATTTTCGATTCGATTGTCGCAGAAGCTCGCCGACAGGCCGACGGCCTCGAACTCATCGCGTCAGAGAATTTCGTGTCTAGGGCGGTCCTCGAGGCCGCGGGCACGGTGATGACGAACAAGTACGCCGAGGGTCTACCCGGCAAGCGGTACTACGGTGGTTGCGAGTTCGCCGATATTGCTGAGGACTTGGCACGCGATCGGGCCAAGCAGCTGTTCGGCGCTGAGCACGCGAATGTTCAGCCGCACTCTGGGGCCCAGGCCAACATGGCGGCCTACTTCTCCTTCCTGGATCCGGGAGACAAGATCCTAGGAATGAGCCTCAGTCACGGTGGACATCTCACGCACGGGTCCCCGGTGAACTTCAGCGGCCGACTCTTCGGCGTGGCGGCCTACGGAGTGCGGGAAGAAGACGGGCGCATCGACTACGATGCGCTCCGCGACCAAGCGTTAGCGGAGCGCCCGAAGATGATCATCGCCGGTGCGAGCGCCTATCCACGGGTCCTCGACTTCGAGGCCTTCCAAGCGGTCGCACGTGAAGTCGACGCCACCTTCGTGGTGGACATGGCACATATCGCGGGTCTTGTGGCGACAGGGCACCATCCCTCGCCGATTCCTCACGCGGATGTGGTGACCACCACGACCCACAAGACATTGAGGGGCCCCCGTGGTGGCTTGATTCTGTGCCCTGAAGAGCACGCGAAAGCCATCGACAAGTCGGTCTTCCCGTTCATGCAGGGTGGTCCGCTCATGCATGTGATCGCCGCAAAGGCGGTCGCGTTCCTAGAAGCGCTTCAGCCCGAATTCACCGACTATGCCGGACAGATAGTGGCGAACGCTAAGGCGCTCGGCGAAGGTCTTGTCGAACGTGGATTCAACCTCGTGAGCGGCGGTACCGACAACCACGTGCTCTTGGTCGATCTGCGAAAAAGCCATGACGACCTCACAGGTAAAGCTGCGGAGGAAGCCCTCGAAAGCGCGGGTATGACGGTCAACAAGAACACGATCCCGGGGGAGGCGCGCTCGCCGTTCGTCACCTCAGGTCTTCGGATCGGCACACCCGCACTGACGTCGCGGGGCATGAAAGAAGCGGAGATGGCGCGAGTGGCTGGATGGATCGACCAAGTCCTCCAGGCTCCGAGCGACCAAGCCCTCCTCGGATCCGTGAAGGCTGAAGTCAAGGAACTGAGCGACGCATTCCCGCTCTACGCGGAGTTGGCGGGGTAA
- a CDS encoding lysophospholipid acyltransferase family protein codes for MIRFLLVIIAVVPATVYYAIRTGWGVFRGGDKAKCVCEYVPRAWSKLMLRAAGVRVELENAEMIDPEAPQVVVVNHVSWFDVPALAAFLPGPYLFVAKKEIERAPLFGHALKSCGHIFIDRKDRGQAMASLGNARQRLEDDGPSIIMFPEGTRSDSGELQRFKKGAFVLAIQAGADVVPTAIFGSRDIMRKGSFWIRPGVIRVKFGEPISVGEYTVDGRNELTDRAWDAMKALQASDQTN; via the coding sequence ATGATTCGATTTTTGTTGGTCATCATTGCCGTAGTTCCGGCGACCGTGTACTACGCGATCCGCACCGGGTGGGGCGTATTTCGCGGCGGGGACAAGGCGAAGTGTGTATGCGAGTACGTGCCGCGGGCCTGGTCGAAGCTCATGCTACGGGCAGCAGGAGTGCGGGTCGAACTAGAAAACGCTGAAATGATCGACCCGGAGGCTCCTCAGGTAGTGGTGGTCAATCACGTGTCGTGGTTTGATGTTCCCGCTCTGGCTGCATTCCTTCCCGGCCCTTACCTCTTTGTGGCCAAAAAAGAGATCGAGAGGGCACCGCTGTTTGGGCACGCGCTGAAGTCGTGTGGGCACATCTTCATCGACCGGAAGGACCGAGGGCAGGCCATGGCATCACTCGGGAACGCTCGTCAGAGGTTGGAAGATGACGGGCCTAGCATCATCATGTTCCCTGAAGGGACTCGCTCGGACTCGGGCGAACTCCAGCGCTTCAAGAAGGGTGCGTTCGTTCTCGCCATCCAGGCCGGTGCTGATGTCGTACCCACGGCGATCTTCGGATCGAGGGACATCATGCGTAAGGGTTCGTTTTGGATTCGCCCGGGTGTGATCCGGGTGAAATTCGGAGAGCCCATCTCGGTTGGGGAATACACGGTGGACGGGCGAAACGAACTTACGGATAGAGCTTGGGATGCCATGAAGGCACTTCAGGCTTCGGACCAAACCAACTAA
- a CDS encoding septum formation initiator family protein, with amino-acid sequence MSGHLKKVVLPGLLLLAVYYAVFGGEYSWFELRNARAAVAQEELELTELHRQIDSLRAWADSLQIDPVTLERIAREQFGLVRPGEVLYRFTEPSDAVTAPPDSVGSTAR; translated from the coding sequence GTGAGCGGCCACCTGAAGAAGGTTGTCTTACCAGGACTGCTTCTTCTCGCAGTCTACTACGCAGTTTTTGGCGGCGAGTACTCGTGGTTCGAATTACGAAACGCGCGAGCTGCTGTGGCGCAGGAGGAACTGGAGCTCACTGAGTTGCACCGGCAAATCGACTCCTTGAGGGCTTGGGCTGACTCGTTGCAGATCGACCCGGTCACGTTGGAGCGAATCGCGCGGGAGCAGTTCGGCTTGGTCCGGCCCGGTGAAGTGTTGTATCGGTTCACAGAGCCGAGTGATGCCGTCACCGCCCCGCCCGATTCTGTGGGTAGTACAGCACGATAG
- a CDS encoding NAD(P)H-hydrate dehydratase — protein sequence MTDPYPRLSPFGPVHLPAPTGAESAEWDRVAIEDIGVPQAVLMENAGRGTAEVVQRLFPTGPVLALVGSGNNGGDALVCIRTLVAWGREVRAILVSDRTHEDPLFHGWAVETVTDRDLSDDEWTRLFQEADVVIDGVLGTGVRDRPRDRQADAILRANRAECPILSIDVPSGIDANTGAVPGEAIEASVTVTYGAPKLGSLLHPARRNVGRLVAIDIGCPPTETSMAHMFSGQIVTPAWAYAHRPLRSTDTHKNAVGRVLVIAGQAGMAGAALLAARAAYHAGAGFVRVCSPEENRAVIQSSLPEAVFVAAEDVEGLREGLEQADAALIGPGMGTEAPGRVLLDVVAEGPSVPLVVDADGLNLAAEGAIDLAALAKDRPILATPHVREMARLLHTEHDVVIEDRLAALREAADRFGHAVLLKGAPSLVTGVGRPILVDTQATSDLAVAGMGDALAGVCTSLMAQGVSDVDAGALGLFFSGRAARIAGRGVSLTPSDVVRWLPAAMNECGASDSDLALGGLLFDAEAAR from the coding sequence ATGACCGATCCCTACCCGCGGCTGAGCCCGTTTGGACCGGTGCATCTTCCGGCCCCCACTGGGGCGGAGTCGGCGGAGTGGGACCGTGTCGCCATTGAAGACATCGGCGTGCCGCAGGCCGTGCTCATGGAGAACGCTGGGCGGGGTACTGCGGAGGTGGTCCAACGACTGTTTCCGACCGGTCCGGTGCTGGCGTTAGTGGGTTCGGGCAACAACGGTGGTGACGCGCTGGTTTGCATCCGCACTTTGGTGGCTTGGGGCAGGGAGGTGCGTGCGATCCTGGTTTCGGACCGTACACACGAGGACCCTCTTTTTCATGGATGGGCCGTCGAAACGGTGACCGACCGTGATCTTTCCGATGACGAGTGGACTCGCCTCTTCCAAGAGGCAGATGTCGTGATCGACGGGGTGTTGGGCACCGGGGTGCGGGATCGTCCGCGTGACCGACAGGCAGACGCGATTTTGAGGGCCAACCGAGCGGAGTGCCCCATCCTCTCGATCGACGTGCCTTCTGGTATCGACGCCAACACGGGTGCTGTGCCGGGGGAGGCGATCGAAGCCAGTGTGACGGTGACGTATGGAGCCCCGAAGCTGGGAAGCCTCCTGCACCCTGCACGTCGGAACGTGGGGCGATTGGTCGCGATCGACATCGGATGTCCGCCAACTGAAACGTCGATGGCCCACATGTTCTCAGGTCAGATCGTGACGCCCGCGTGGGCGTATGCCCACCGGCCGCTTCGCTCGACGGACACGCACAAGAATGCCGTCGGTCGTGTGCTGGTGATCGCAGGTCAGGCGGGCATGGCAGGTGCGGCGCTGCTCGCGGCACGTGCAGCGTATCACGCCGGTGCCGGCTTTGTGCGGGTGTGCTCCCCTGAGGAGAATCGCGCAGTGATTCAGTCCTCGCTTCCCGAGGCGGTGTTCGTTGCTGCCGAGGACGTCGAGGGGCTGCGAGAGGGCCTCGAGCAAGCGGATGCGGCGCTGATCGGGCCCGGAATGGGCACAGAGGCTCCGGGGCGTGTGCTTCTCGACGTTGTGGCCGAGGGGCCCTCGGTTCCCCTCGTCGTAGATGCGGACGGACTGAACCTCGCTGCCGAGGGTGCCATCGACTTGGCTGCGCTCGCGAAAGACAGACCGATCCTCGCCACCCCGCATGTCCGAGAGATGGCCCGCCTGCTTCACACCGAGCATGACGTAGTGATCGAGGACCGACTGGCTGCCCTTCGAGAGGCCGCGGACCGATTCGGGCACGCGGTTCTGTTGAAGGGAGCTCCATCCTTAGTGACCGGCGTGGGGCGCCCGATACTCGTAGACACGCAAGCCACCTCAGATCTAGCCGTCGCCGGTATGGGTGATGCGTTGGCAGGTGTGTGCACGTCGTTGATGGCGCAGGGTGTTTCCGACGTGGATGCAGGCGCGCTCGGGCTCTTCTTCTCGGGTCGAGCCGCGCGCATCGCCGGGCGAGGTGTTTCGTTGACACCCAGTGATGTCGTCCGATGGCTCCCGGCTGCCATGAATGAGTGCGGAGCCTCGGATTCGGACCTGGCCCTTGGGGGGCTTCTGTTCGACGCCGAGGCGGCCCGATGA
- a CDS encoding Glu/Leu/Phe/Val dehydrogenase, with translation MEIFELMSERDHEQLMFWNDPDLGYRGIIAVHDTTMGPALGGTRFWNYDSDRAAVIDALRLSRGMTYKAAITGLNLGGGKSVIWGDNKTIDREMIFRAHGRAVDSLNGRYITAEDVGTSPDDMEFVSMETEHVVGLIGRSGDPSPVTAYGVYMGIKACAQAKYSDDSLAGKHVAVQGLGHVGYYLCKDLAEEGAKLTVTDIDQDRVKQVVDEFGAEAVEPDAIYAVDADIFAPCALGAIVNDDTIDVLNVDIVAGAANNQLARGPIHGPALDERGILYAPDYVINAGGLINVYGEIEGWSPERSKRKAGDIYNTLMRTFELATTEGLAPHAAANKVAETRIREARHLQRTYLS, from the coding sequence ATGGAAATTTTTGAATTGATGTCCGAGCGTGACCACGAGCAGCTCATGTTCTGGAACGACCCGGACCTCGGTTACAGAGGGATCATCGCCGTCCACGACACGACCATGGGCCCAGCGCTCGGTGGTACGCGTTTTTGGAACTATGACAGCGATCGCGCTGCCGTCATCGATGCGTTGCGTCTATCTCGCGGAATGACCTACAAGGCTGCGATCACAGGGTTGAACCTGGGCGGCGGCAAATCGGTCATCTGGGGCGACAACAAGACGATCGATCGTGAGATGATCTTCCGTGCGCACGGCCGGGCTGTCGATTCACTGAACGGTCGCTACATCACCGCTGAGGACGTCGGCACGTCTCCCGACGACATGGAATTCGTGTCCATGGAGACCGAGCATGTGGTGGGCTTGATCGGACGCTCCGGAGATCCTTCACCGGTCACCGCATACGGCGTCTACATGGGCATCAAGGCATGTGCTCAGGCCAAGTACAGCGATGACTCCTTGGCGGGGAAACACGTCGCCGTCCAGGGACTCGGGCACGTCGGTTACTACCTATGCAAGGACCTCGCTGAAGAGGGCGCCAAGCTGACGGTGACGGACATCGATCAGGACCGCGTGAAGCAAGTGGTCGACGAGTTCGGAGCGGAAGCAGTCGAGCCGGATGCCATTTATGCCGTGGACGCGGACATTTTCGCTCCCTGCGCGTTGGGTGCCATCGTGAACGACGACACGATCGACGTGCTCAATGTCGACATCGTCGCCGGTGCGGCGAACAACCAACTCGCGCGGGGTCCGATCCACGGGCCTGCGCTCGACGAACGCGGGATTCTCTACGCTCCTGACTACGTGATCAACGCGGGTGGTTTGATCAACGTGTACGGGGAGATCGAAGGTTGGAGTCCGGAACGGAGCAAGCGAAAGGCGGGGGATATCTACAACACCTTGATGCGCACATTCGAACTGGCCACCACTGAAGGACTCGCGCCGCACGCCGCAGCGAACAAAGTCGCAGAGACGCGCATCCGTGAGGCCCGCCACCTGCAGCGGACGTACCTGTCATGA
- a CDS encoding slipin family protein: MDPAVIIIGAIAFGGIAILTSLRVLYEYERGVIFRLGKLTRAKGPGLIFLVPFGLERMRKMDLRIIALDIAPQDTITKDNVSVRVNAVVYFRVADPTKAVIEIEDYYFATSQLAQTTLRSVIGQSELDELLAERERINDVVRDIIDQGTDPWGIEVTSVEIKDIDLPQEMKRAMAKQAEAERERRAKVISAEGEYQASTKLAGAAEIIAEFPGAMQLRFLQTVVEVAAENNSTTLFPVPIDLFSSFIEKGKTPSVEAKNRALQAAAETMLQALPAGADPSELEAVIKGAVAVGKASVEAVPVRIDDDE; the protein is encoded by the coding sequence ATGGATCCGGCAGTCATTATTATCGGCGCGATCGCTTTTGGCGGAATCGCGATACTGACCAGCCTCAGAGTTCTCTACGAATACGAACGAGGCGTCATCTTCCGCTTGGGAAAACTCACGCGAGCGAAGGGCCCAGGCCTGATCTTTCTCGTACCCTTCGGGCTCGAACGAATGCGCAAAATGGACCTGCGCATCATCGCACTCGACATCGCTCCACAGGACACGATCACGAAGGACAACGTGAGTGTTCGGGTCAACGCGGTGGTCTACTTCCGCGTGGCGGATCCCACGAAGGCAGTGATTGAGATCGAGGACTATTACTTCGCCACGAGTCAGCTCGCTCAGACGACCCTGCGATCCGTGATCGGGCAGTCAGAGTTGGACGAACTCCTGGCGGAACGCGAGCGCATCAACGATGTGGTCCGGGACATTATCGACCAAGGCACGGACCCTTGGGGCATTGAGGTCACGAGTGTCGAAATCAAGGACATCGACCTCCCTCAGGAGATGAAGCGCGCGATGGCCAAGCAAGCCGAAGCCGAGCGCGAACGGCGGGCGAAAGTCATCAGCGCAGAGGGTGAGTACCAGGCTTCAACGAAGCTGGCCGGAGCAGCGGAGATCATCGCCGAATTTCCAGGTGCCATGCAGCTCCGCTTCCTCCAGACCGTGGTTGAGGTCGCCGCCGAGAACAACTCCACGACCCTATTCCCTGTACCCATCGACCTCTTCTCTTCGTTCATCGAGAAGGGCAAGACACCTAGTGTGGAAGCGAAGAACCGGGCACTCCAAGCTGCTGCAGAGACGATGCTCCAGGCCCTTCCCGCGGGTGCAGACCCGAGCGAGCTCGAGGCTGTGATCAAGGGAGCGGTCGCTGTCGGAAAGGCTTCGGTGGAGGCCGTGCCCGTTCGGATCGACGACGACGAGTAG
- a CDS encoding peptidase dimerization domain-containing protein → MYVSRHLLLLVLLALPLPLLGQTTDTERAAARDIVRQIDELQARLAPTDMGQDLASRSDAARDAVVSRTTELWTSEMQSLSDFIGHNPEVGWEEYLAVDTLTAVLRGRGWDVQVGAAGLETAFVATWTSPAGPEGLMLGLIGEYDALRDADGPFHGDQHNAQTPIVFASAFAMAEHMAAEGMPGRIRIYGTPAEEVGPPAKVIMHEAGVFDGADLLVRSHGVTQTSRAKAGFGSCCLNINEVKYTFRGRPSHQMSSWFGRNALEAAVHFYTMVDGLRSTLRPEASIQGVIPEGGDAPNVVPQRAVVDYYIRYPDPVYLEHINEMMDNAARGAALATGTTVEIDRYGEYRDGVSLGTLHELSFAYAEELDAPNISPEPRRPSGYEETGVVTKDIPGIGISVFSSRGANHTRGMLEDTFSEIGHAGFRVSAEIMTSVLYDFATRPELREAVRQEHTTLAGLLDQYHEALRVAYATEIGGPISQR, encoded by the coding sequence ATGTACGTATCCCGACACCTTCTCCTGCTAGTGCTACTCGCCCTGCCCCTCCCGCTGCTGGGCCAAACAACCGACACTGAACGAGCGGCCGCTAGAGACATCGTGCGCCAGATCGACGAGTTGCAGGCACGCCTTGCACCCACTGACATGGGCCAGGATTTGGCGAGTCGCAGCGATGCGGCGCGCGATGCGGTAGTGAGTCGCACGACCGAGTTGTGGACGTCTGAGATGCAGTCTCTCAGCGACTTCATCGGGCACAACCCGGAGGTCGGGTGGGAGGAGTATCTCGCAGTCGACACGCTCACGGCTGTTCTGCGCGGGCGCGGCTGGGACGTCCAGGTAGGGGCCGCCGGACTCGAAACCGCATTCGTAGCCACGTGGACTTCACCCGCGGGGCCTGAGGGATTGATGCTCGGCCTGATCGGTGAGTACGACGCGCTTCGTGACGCGGATGGGCCGTTCCACGGAGACCAACACAACGCTCAGACGCCGATCGTGTTCGCGTCGGCATTCGCGATGGCCGAGCACATGGCAGCCGAGGGCATGCCCGGAAGGATCCGTATCTACGGGACACCCGCGGAAGAAGTGGGCCCGCCGGCGAAGGTCATCATGCACGAGGCTGGCGTGTTCGATGGCGCGGACCTCCTCGTGCGCAGTCATGGCGTGACCCAGACGTCGCGTGCCAAAGCCGGCTTTGGAAGCTGCTGCCTCAACATCAACGAGGTGAAGTACACGTTCCGCGGAAGGCCGTCACACCAAATGTCGTCGTGGTTCGGCCGCAACGCACTCGAAGCGGCGGTGCATTTCTACACGATGGTCGACGGACTGCGGTCTACGCTGCGTCCGGAGGCATCGATCCAGGGCGTGATCCCAGAAGGCGGAGATGCCCCGAACGTGGTGCCTCAGCGTGCGGTCGTAGACTACTACATCCGCTATCCGGACCCGGTGTATCTCGAACACATCAACGAGATGATGGACAACGCCGCCCGAGGCGCAGCACTGGCGACGGGCACAACCGTGGAAATCGACCGATATGGAGAGTACCGGGACGGCGTCTCGCTGGGCACGCTCCACGAGCTGTCGTTCGCGTATGCCGAGGAACTGGACGCGCCGAACATCAGTCCCGAGCCGAGGCGCCCATCCGGCTACGAAGAGACCGGTGTCGTCACCAAAGACATCCCGGGCATCGGAATCAGTGTGTTCAGTTCGCGAGGAGCCAACCACACTCGCGGGATGCTCGAGGACACCTTCAGCGAGATCGGACACGCGGGCTTCCGGGTCAGCGCCGAAATCATGACGTCGGTTCTTTACGACTTCGCAACCCGGCCGGAACTGCGTGAAGCTGTACGTCAGGAGCACACCACGCTGGCCGGGCTGCTCGACCAATACCACGAAGCACTCCGGGTAGCTTATGCGACCGAGATCGGTGGCCCGATCTCCCAGCGATAG